A window of Exiguobacterium sp. FSL W8-0210 genomic DNA:
GGTAGACGCACAGGACTTAAAATCCTGCGGGGGTTTCCCCGTGCCGGTTCGATTCCGGCCCTCGGTACCATTTTCATTTTGATGTTTGCTGTTTGATCCTTATATTCCGCACCCTTAGCTCAGCTGGATAGAGTACTTGACTACGAATCAAGGGGTCGGGAGTTCGAATCTCTCAGGGTGCATTTTCGGGAAGTAGCTCAGCTTGGTAGAGCACTTGGTTTGGGACCAAGGGGTCGCAGGTTCGAATCCTGTCTTCCCGACCATCTTCAATTTCATCCCTTTAATGGGGCCTTAGCTCAGCTGGGAGAGCGCCTGCCTTGCACGCAGGAGGTCAGCGGTTCGATCCCGCTAGGCTCCACCATTTTTATGACGAACTTTGAAAACTGAACGATGAGGCAAAAATCGTATTCTACGGAATACAAAAACGAATGAAGCGCAAGCTTCGTCAATCGTGACTTCGGTCACAAAAACGAGCAAGTCAAACACTTCATGGAGAGTTTGATCCTGGCTCAGGACGAACGCTGGCGGCGTGCCTAATACATGCAAGTCGAGCGCAGGAAACTGACGGAACTCTTCGGAGGGAAGGCAGTGGAATGAGCGGCGGACGGGTGAGTAACACGTAAGGAACCTGCCTCAAGGATTGGGATAACTCCGAGAAATCGGAGCTAATACCGGATAGTTCATCGGACCGCATGGTCCGTTGATGAAAGGCGCTCCGGCGTCACCTTGAGATGGCCTTGCGGTGCATTAGCTAGTTGGTGGGGTAACGGCCCACCAAGGCGACGATGCATAGCCGACCTGAGAGGGTGATCGGCCACACTGGGACTGAGACACGGCCCAGACTCCTACGGGAGGCAGCAGTAGGGAATCTTCCACAATGGACGAAAGTCTGATGGAGCAACGCCGCGTGAGTGATGAAGGTTTTCGGATCGTAAAACTCTGTTGTAAGGGAAGAACACGTACGAGAGGGAATGCTCGTACCTTGACGGTACCTTACGAGAAAGCCACGGCTAACTACGTGCCAGCAGCCGCGGTAATACGTAGGTGGCAAGCGTTGTCCGGAATTATTGGGCGTAAAGCGCGCGCAGGCGGCCTTTTAAGTCTGATGTGAAAGCCCCCGGCTCAACCGGGGAGGGCCATTGGAAACTGGAAGGCTTGAGTACAGAAGAGAAGAGTGGAATTCCACGTGTAGCGGTGAAATGCGTAGAGATGTGGAGGAACACCAGTGGCGAAGGCGACTCTTTGGTCTGTAACTGACGCTGAGGCGCGAAAGCGTGGGGAGCAAACAGGATTAGATACCCTGGTAGTCCACGCCGTAAACGATGAGTGCTAGGTGTTGGGGGGTTTCCGCCCCTCAGTGCTGAAGCTAACGCATTAAGCACTCCGCCTGGGGAGTACGGCCGCAAGGCTGAAACTCAAAGGAATTGACGGGGACCCGCACAAGCGGTGGAGCATGTGGTTTAATTCGAAGCAACGCGAAGAACCTTACCAACTCTTGACATCCCATTGACCGCTTGAGAGATCAAGTTTTCCCTTCGGGGACAATGGTGACAGGTGGTGCATGGTTGTCGTCAGCTCGTGTCGTGAGATGTTGGGTTAAGTCCCGCAACGAGCGCAACCCCTATCCTTAGTTGCCAGCATTCAGTTGGGCACTCTAGGGAGACTGCCGGTGACAAACCGGAGGAAGGTGGGGATGACGTCAAATCATCATGCCCCTTATGAGTTGGGCTACACACGTGCTACAATGGACGGTACAAAGGGCAGCGAGACCGCGAGGTGGAGCCAATCCCATAAAGCCGTTCCCAGTTCGGATTGCAGGCTGCAACTCGCCTGCATGAAGTCGGAATCGCTAGTAATCGCAGGTCAGCATACTGCGGTGAATACGTTCCCGGGTCTTGTACACACCGCCCGTCACACCACGAGAGTTTGCAACACCCGAAGCCGGTGAGGTAACCGTAAGGAGCCAGCCGTCGAAGGTGGGGTAGATGATTGGGGTGAAGTCGTAACAAGGTAGCCGTATCGGAAGGTGCGGCTGGATCACCTCCTTTCTAAGGAAAACGTCCCTTACGGGACATGCCCATCGTTCAGTTTTGAGAGCTCGTCTCTCAGTCTCGTAAGAGACACTCGCACCTTGAAAACTGAAGACATCAACAAGACATCAAACTTTTAATTAACCATGTCATTTAAGACGTGTGTTCTTAGAATACCAACGCTAGATCAAGGTATGAAGGGCGTACGGTGGATGCCTTGGCACTAGGAGCCGATGAAGGACGCGACGAACAGCGATATGCTTCGGGGAGCAGTAAGTATGCTTTGATCCGAAGATTTCCGAATGGGGGAACCCACCATCCGTAATGGGATGGGACATGTTACATGAATACATAGTGTAACGTGAGGCAGACCCGGGGAACTGAAACATCTAAGTACCCGGAGGAAGAGAAAGCAAATGCGATTCCCTGAGTAGCGGCGAGCGAAACGGGAACAGCCCAAACCGGAGAGCATGCTCTTCGGGGTTGTAGGACACTCTATACGGAGTCAAAAAGGAAGACAGTAGGTGAAGGACCTGGAAAGGTCGGCCGAAGAAGGTGACAGCCCTGTAGCTGAAACTGTTTTCCCTCCAGAGTGGATCCTGAGTACGGCGGGACACGTGAAACCCCGTCGGAATCCGGGAGGACCATCTCCCAAGGCTAAATACTCCCTAGTGACCGATAGTGAACCAGTACCGTGAGGGAAAGGTGAAAAGCACCCCGGAAGGGGAGTGAAATAGATCCTGAAACCGTATGCCTACAAGTAGTCAGAGCCCGTTAACGGGTGATGGCGTGCCTTTTGTAGAATGAACCGGCGAGTTACGATAACGCGCGAGGTTAAGCCGATGAGGCGGAGCCGTAGCGAAAGCGAGTCTGAACAGGGCGTTCAGTGCGTTGTCGTAGACCCGAAACCAGGTGATCTACCCATGTCCAGGATGAAGGTCAGGTAACACTGACTGGAGGTCCGAACCCACGCACGTTGAAAAGTGCGGGGATGAGGTGTGGGTAGCGGTGAAATGCCAATCGAACCTGGAGATAGCTGGTTCTCCCCGAAATAGCTTTAGGGCTAGCCTCGAGGTTGAGAGTTCTGGAGGTAGAGCACTGATTGGACTAGGGGCCCCCACAGGGTTACCGAATTCAGTTAAACTCCGAATGCCAGCAACTTATACTCGGGAGTCAGACTGCGAGTGATAAGATCCGTAGTCAAGAGGGAAACAGCCCAGACCGCCAGCTAAGGTCCCAAAGTGTATGTTAAGTGGAAAAGGATGTGGCGCTGCCTAGACAGCTAGGATGTTGGCTTAGAAGCAGCCACCATTCAAAGAGTGCGTAATAGCTCACTAGTCGAGTGGCGCCGCGCCGAAAATGTAACGGGGCTAAACATACCACCGAAGCTGCGGATTCCGTAAGGAATGGTAGGGGAGCGTTCCAAACCGCTGTGAAGCTGTACCGGAAGGAGCAGTGGAGCGTTTGGAAGTGAGAATGCCGGTGTGAGTAGCGAAAAGAGGGGTGAGAATCCCCTCCGTCGAAAGCCCAAGGTTTCCTGAGGAAGGCTCGTCCGCTCAGGGTTAGTCTGGACCTAAGCCGAGGCCGAAAGGCGTAGGCGATGGATAACAGGTTGATATTCCTGTACCGCCGATCCACCGTTTGAACAATGGGGGGACGCAGGAGGATAGTGACGCATGCGGATGGAAGTGCATGTGCAAGTTTCAAGACCGTCTGATTGGCAAATCCGTCAGACATCAAAGTCAAGGAACGACGCGGAGTCCCGTAGGGACGTAGGTCACGATTTCACACTGCCAAGAAAAGCCTCTAGTGAGGGGGAAGGCGCCAGTACCGTAAACCGACACAGGTAGGCGAGATGAGAATTCTAAGACGCGCGGGATAACTCTCGTTAAGGAACTCGGCAAAATGGTCCCGTAACTTCGGGAGAAGGGACGCTCTACATGAGTAGAGCCGCAGTGAATAGGCCCAAACGACTGTTTAGCAAAAACACAGGTCTCTGCTAAATCGCAAGATGACGTATAGGGGCTGACGCCTGCCCGGTGCTGGAAGGTTAAGGGGATGGGTTAGCGCAAGCGAAGCTTTGAACCGAAGCCCCAGTAAACGGCGGCCGTAACTATAACGGTCCTAAGGTAGCGAAATTCCTTGTCGGGTAAGTTCCGACCCGCACGAAAGGCGTAACGATTTGGGCACTGTCTCAACGAGAGACCCGGTGAAATCATAGTACCTGTGAAGATGCAGGTTACCCGCGACAGGACGGAAAGACCCCATGGAGCTTTACTACAGCCTGATATTGAGGCTTTGTGCATGATGTACAGGATAGGCGGGAGACGTCGAGCCCGGAGCGCCAGCTTCGGAGGAGTCACCCTTGGGATACCGCCCTTCATGCATAGAGTCTCTAACTCGCAGCCGTGATCCGGCTGGAGGACCGTGTCAGGCGGGTAGTTTGACTGGGGCGGTCGCCTCCTAAACAGTAACGGAGGCGCCCAAAGGTTCCCTCAGAATGGTTGGAAATCATTCGTAGAGCGCAAAGGCAGAAGGGAGCTTGACTGCGAGACCTACAAGTCGAGCAGGGACGAAAGTCGGGCTTAGTGATCCGGTGGTTCCGCATGGAAGGGCCATCGCTCAACGGATAAAAGCTACCCTGGGGATAACAGGCTGATCTCCCCCAAGAGTCCACATCGACGGGGAGGTTTGGCACCTCGATGTCGGCTCATCGCATCCTGGGGCTGGAGTAGGTCCCAAGGGTTGGGCTGTTCGCCCATTAAAGCGGTACGCGAGCTGGGTTCAGAACGTCGTGAGACAGTTCGGTCCCTATCCGTCGTGGGCGCAGGAAATTTGAGGAGAGCTGTCCTTAGTACGAGAGGACCGGGATGGACGCACCGCTGGTGTACCAGTTGTTCCGCCAGGAGCATCGCTGGGTAGCTACGTGCGGACGGGATAAATGCTGAAAGCATCTAAGCATGAAGCCCCCTCCAAGATGAGATTTCCCTTTGAGTAATCAAGAAAGACCCCTCAGAGACGATGAGGTAGATAGGTCACGGGTGGAAGCATGGCGACATGTGGAGCTGAGTGATACTAATCGGTCGAGGCCTTGTTCTAGCAGATGCTTGTTGATGACTTCAGTTTTGAGGGCGCGAGCCCGATCGTCTGGTGACGATAGCCAAGTGGTCACACCCGTTCCCATGCCGAACACGGAAGTTAAGCACTTGAACGCCGAAAGTAGTTGGGGGCTTCCCCCTGTGAGGATAGGACGTTGCCAGGCACTTGACCGATCTGCAGATTGCAGGTCGGTCTTTTTGTGTTTTCTAAAAAGCCTTATCAGTTGCATTTCTTTTTTTAGATGATTACTATTAAATCAAACAATAGTCAAAGATGGTCAGAGAGGTGGTGCCAATGCAAAACATCACAGATATCATCGAAGCCTATTTAAAGCAAATTTTACACGACGAAAAGACGATTGAAATCAAACGTCAAGAAATTGCACAACGTTTTGACTGTGTTCCATCACAAATCAATTACGTCATTAATACTCGTTTTACGGTCGAAAAGGGTTATTTTGTTGAAAGTAAGCGGGGCGGCGGTGGATACATTCGGATTCAAAAAATCGTTGTGCTCGATAGTCACGATCTATTAGACGAAGTCAGTTCATGGATCGGTGATCATTTGACGGAACAAGCTGCAGAAGATTATTTGATTCGTTTGATGAACGAACAATTACTGACGCGGCGGGAAGCTATTTTGATTCAATCGCTGTTGCAAAAAGAGAGTTTGCCAATGGCGGTCGAAGATCAACACCGGATGCGTGCCCACTTGATGCGGACGCTTCTTCAAACCATGAAGCGACTCTAGTCGTCGGACATTGGAGGAATGCACGATGCGTTGTCAACGATGTGGCGAACGAGAAGCAATCGTCCGTGTCAAACTCCCACAAGAGTCAGAAACCGATGAGAAGTTCTTATGCTCGGTTTGTGTACGGGAGTTAGCACGTGAATATCAAGGGACGGCGTGTCCGTCTTGTGGTATGACCCGTCAACAATTGCTTCATCTTCGTAAAGTCGGTTGCCCGACTTGTTATTCATTTTTTAAAGACGAAGTCGACGGCATGGTTCGTCAGTTCCAACACGGTCATACGCAACATTATGGCTCACGGCCTGATGAGGAATCCGTTGAAAAACGATTAAACCAGCAGCTCAGTCGATTGAAAGAACAACTTAACCGCAAAATCTTAGCAGAAGATTATGAAGAAGCAGAAATCATAAAACAACAGATTGAGAGTGTCGAGGAGGATTTGCGTCATGTTTGAAGAGTTGCTCCAACACCCTTTAAGCGAATCGATGAATCAATCTTCTCCCTTTGACGACATCGTCGTTTCGACACGGATCCGGTTGGCGCGTAATACGACACGTTATCCGTTCTCAACGATGTTGTCAGAAGCACAAGCGAATGCGCT
This region includes:
- a CDS encoding CtsR family transcriptional regulator produces the protein MQNITDIIEAYLKQILHDEKTIEIKRQEIAQRFDCVPSQINYVINTRFTVEKGYFVESKRGGGGYIRIQKIVVLDSHDLLDEVSSWIGDHLTEQAAEDYLIRLMNEQLLTRREAILIQSLLQKESLPMAVEDQHRMRAHLMRTLLQTMKRL